One window from the genome of Paraclostridium sordellii encodes:
- the smc gene encoding chromosome segregation protein SMC has product MYLKRLELKGFKSFPTKTDVLFNEGITAIVGPNGSGKSNISDAVRWVLGEQSIKSLRGDKLEDVVFAGTDTKKAMNYCEVALTIDNSDKKLDLEYSEITIKRRAYRSGESEFFLNNKSCRLKDIKELLLDTGIGKDGYSIIEQGKVDEILSNNPVNRRKVFDEACNISKYRYKKQESERNLKHTKENLSRIEDIYIEIENQLKPLEGQQKKAIKYLELKDKLKVLEVNSYINEIEELNRQVEESLKHDKLLDEQSNDLKKQKETLEETLAKTSEEAEGIESKINKTIEYTNTIKGVINKKYSELSVLKEKIINSDSDIKRYNEEIANTNEKLKNNKLELDELEKKKEEVFDNLSCMKKQINEVDVKNKNKKSSISELAENVENLKDEIITLLDLKQNSANKLSTFTANIENIEKRTETINLDAEIVKKNIESKKNEIKSHQLNKEEKIKFIEELRLRHENINKNIDMLKSNSKNIDNNIQVSKLKLNEYKSKLNIYIDMEKHYEGFNRGVKEVLKNKSLTGIYGALGQVISSSQEYEKALEASLGSYMQNIITKDENSAKTAINYLKKNNLGRVTFLPLNIIKSNKIDKKMIKSTTNYIGIASDLVKVDEKYKNIIENILGRTIVIKNMDEAIKFARETNHRYKVVTLDGEILNPGGSLTGGTIRTNGNILSRKRLIEEFEEKLVVEKSELESLENKKLDLSNDINEEVKKLEIVDLELSENDKSLVYINTTIKSLNDEVLNLENSLQKLINEKIGLGENLEYTLNKAKSLKEEIKDLEEKHLNNKVKINQLNVQLKEFNNVYEVEKNKFDDLNIEYARLNQAYESILKDIERIAKESELQESTLKNIEKQLEEGKLNKVKIEEQIKIETSEKENLENQLIDENKKLALQKEQKESIKSKSDSILSDLKNIDRKYIEVKESLFKIESKIDRVKSAKENYIAKLSEEYELTLEEAENLKDESIIIDKKELESLKRELKGLGNVNLDSIKEYEEIKERYDFYSEQKKDLEESIEVIYKLIQELEENMKKEFNEKFTLINENFKFVYKKLFGGGNGELKIVDKANILDSDIEIVAQPPGKKMKNLNLLSGGEKALTAISILFAILLAKPTPFCILDEIEAPLDDANIYRFGEFLKELSKETQFISITHRRGTMEVADYIYGVTMQEKAISKVISLKLQEAKELTEDII; this is encoded by the coding sequence GTGTATTTAAAAAGATTAGAACTTAAAGGATTTAAATCCTTTCCTACTAAGACAGATGTACTTTTTAATGAAGGTATAACTGCAATAGTTGGTCCAAATGGAAGTGGGAAAAGTAATATATCTGATGCTGTAAGATGGGTATTAGGTGAACAAAGCATAAAAAGCCTAAGAGGAGATAAATTAGAAGATGTAGTTTTTGCAGGAACAGATACTAAAAAAGCTATGAATTACTGTGAAGTTGCCTTAACTATTGATAATAGTGACAAAAAACTTGATTTAGAATATAGTGAAATAACTATAAAAAGAAGAGCTTATAGAAGTGGAGAAAGTGAATTTTTCTTAAATAATAAATCATGTAGATTAAAAGATATCAAAGAACTTTTACTAGATACTGGTATAGGAAAAGATGGATATTCTATAATAGAACAAGGAAAAGTTGATGAAATATTAAGCAATAATCCTGTAAATAGAAGAAAAGTATTTGATGAGGCTTGTAACATATCTAAGTATAGATATAAAAAGCAAGAATCTGAAAGAAATTTAAAACATACCAAGGAAAACTTAAGTAGAATAGAAGATATTTATATAGAGATAGAGAATCAATTAAAACCTTTAGAAGGACAACAAAAAAAAGCAATAAAATATTTAGAATTAAAAGATAAATTAAAGGTTTTAGAAGTAAATAGTTATATTAATGAAATAGAAGAACTTAATAGACAAGTTGAAGAATCGCTAAAACATGATAAATTGCTAGATGAACAATCTAATGATTTAAAAAAACAAAAAGAAACTCTAGAAGAAACTTTAGCCAAAACTAGTGAAGAAGCTGAAGGTATAGAAAGCAAAATAAATAAGACTATAGAATACACTAATACCATAAAAGGTGTAATAAATAAAAAGTATTCTGAACTTAGTGTTTTAAAAGAAAAAATTATAAATTCTGATAGTGATATAAAAAGATATAATGAAGAAATTGCAAATACAAATGAAAAGTTAAAGAATAACAAATTAGAATTAGATGAACTAGAGAAAAAGAAAGAAGAAGTATTTGATAATTTATCATGTATGAAAAAGCAAATAAATGAAGTTGATGTTAAAAATAAAAATAAAAAATCTAGTATAAGTGAATTGGCTGAGAATGTTGAAAATTTAAAAGATGAAATAATAACTTTACTAGATTTAAAGCAAAATAGTGCAAATAAACTATCTACATTTACTGCAAATATAGAAAATATAGAAAAAAGAACTGAAACTATAAATTTAGATGCTGAAATTGTAAAAAAGAATATAGAAAGTAAAAAAAATGAAATAAAATCTCACCAATTAAATAAAGAAGAAAAAATAAAATTTATTGAAGAGTTAAGACTAAGACATGAAAATATAAACAAAAATATAGATATGTTAAAGTCAAACTCTAAAAATATAGATAATAATATCCAGGTTTCAAAGCTTAAACTAAATGAGTATAAGTCAAAACTTAATATATATATTGATATGGAAAAACACTATGAAGGATTTAATAGAGGTGTTAAAGAAGTATTAAAAAATAAAAGTTTGACAGGAATTTATGGGGCTTTAGGACAAGTTATATCATCATCTCAAGAATATGAAAAGGCTCTAGAAGCATCTTTAGGAAGTTATATGCAAAATATAATAACAAAGGATGAAAATAGTGCAAAAACAGCTATAAACTATTTAAAGAAAAATAATTTAGGTAGAGTAACATTTTTACCTTTAAATATAATTAAGTCAAATAAAATAGATAAAAAGATGATAAAAAGCACTACTAATTATATAGGAATAGCTAGTGACTTAGTTAAAGTAGATGAAAAGTATAAAAATATAATAGAAAATATATTAGGAAGAACTATTGTTATAAAGAACATGGATGAAGCTATAAAATTTGCTAGAGAGACTAACCATAGATACAAAGTTGTAACTTTAGATGGAGAGATACTTAATCCAGGAGGATCTTTAACAGGAGGAACAATAAGAACCAATGGTAACATACTTTCTAGAAAAAGACTTATAGAAGAATTTGAAGAAAAATTAGTAGTTGAAAAATCTGAACTTGAATCTCTTGAAAATAAAAAATTAGATTTAAGTAATGATATTAATGAAGAAGTTAAAAAGTTAGAAATAGTAGACTTAGAATTAAGCGAAAATGATAAAAGCTTAGTATATATAAACACAACTATAAAAAGTTTAAATGATGAAGTTTTAAATTTAGAAAATAGTTTACAAAAACTAATTAATGAAAAAATAGGATTAGGTGAAAATCTAGAATATACACTAAATAAAGCTAAGTCTTTAAAAGAAGAAATAAAAGATTTAGAAGAAAAGCATTTAAATAATAAAGTGAAAATAAATCAACTTAATGTACAATTAAAAGAATTTAATAACGTATATGAAGTTGAAAAAAATAAATTTGATGACTTAAATATAGAGTATGCTAGATTAAATCAAGCTTATGAAAGTATACTTAAGGATATAGAAAGAATAGCAAAAGAAAGTGAACTTCAAGAATCAACATTAAAAAATATAGAAAAACAACTTGAAGAAGGTAAATTAAATAAAGTTAAAATCGAAGAACAGATCAAAATAGAGACATCTGAAAAAGAAAACTTAGAAAATCAACTTATAGATGAAAATAAGAAATTAGCTTTACAAAAAGAACAGAAAGAGTCTATAAAGAGTAAGAGTGACAGTATATTATCAGACCTTAAAAATATAGATAGAAAATATATAGAGGTAAAGGAAAGTTTATTTAAAATTGAAAGTAAGATAGATAGAGTCAAATCTGCTAAGGAAAATTACATAGCTAAATTATCAGAAGAGTATGAATTAACTTTAGAGGAAGCTGAAAATCTAAAAGATGAATCTATAATTATTGACAAAAAGGAACTAGAATCTTTAAAAAGAGAATTAAAAGGTTTAGGTAATGTTAATTTAGATTCAATAAAAGAATATGAAGAGATAAAAGAACGATATGATTTTTATAGTGAACAGAAAAAAGATTTAGAAGAATCCATAGAAGTTATATATAAACTTATACAAGAACTTGAAGAAAATATGAAAAAAGAATTTAATGAAAAGTTTACACTTATAAATGAGAATTTTAAGTTTGTATATAAAAAATTATTTGGTGGAGGAAATGGAGAACTTAAAATAGTAGATAAGGCAAATATTTTAGATAGTGATATTGAAATTGTTGCACAGCCACCAGGTAAGAAAATGAAAAATTTAAATCTTTTATCTGGAGGAGAAAAAGCTCTGACTGCTATAAGTATATTATTTGCGATATTATTAGCAAAACCAACACCGTTTTGTATACTAGATGAGATTGAAGCACCACTTGATGATGCAAATATATATAGATTTGGAGAGTTTTTAAAAGAATTATCAAAAGAAACTCAATTTATATCTATAACACATAGAAGAGGAACTATGGAAGTTGCAGATTACATATATGGTGTAACTATGCAAGAAAAAGCAATTTCAAAAGTTATAAGTCTTAAATTACAAGAAGCTAAAGAATTAACAGAAGATATAATTTAA
- a CDS encoding elongator complex protein 3 encodes MKKRIIPIFVPHRGCPHDCIFCNQKKITGVSTDITSDDVRNIIEEYLKTIDKDASVEVAFFGGSFTAIDIDIQRNLLSVAKEYVDKNIIDDIRMSTRPDCINDEILTMLKEYKVSIIELGVQSLDDKVLIDSVRGHSDKDVFESAELIKKYGINLGLQMMIGLPSDTEEKCIYTAKKFIDLKPDCVRVYPTLVVKETGLEKLLQENKYNPFSLEESIDIVKKVLVLFYINNVNVIRVGLQATEDIAIGKEVLAGPYHPAYRELVESKMYGDYIEHLIKKYNAKKNIDVLVNKKNVSRILGNKKSNVKNLKEKYGVLLKTKESEISINELAFIIDDKETLNINIYEIYNVLKDIYNL; translated from the coding sequence ATGAAAAAAAGAATAATACCTATATTTGTTCCTCATAGAGGTTGTCCTCATGATTGTATATTTTGTAATCAAAAAAAAATCACTGGAGTAAGCACAGATATAACAAGTGATGATGTTAGGAATATAATAGAAGAATATTTAAAAACTATAGATAAGGATGCTAGTGTAGAAGTGGCTTTCTTTGGTGGTAGTTTTACAGCTATAGATATAGATATTCAAAGAAATTTACTTTCTGTAGCTAAAGAATATGTAGATAAAAATATCATTGATGATATAAGAATGTCTACAAGACCAGATTGTATAAATGATGAAATACTTACTATGTTAAAAGAATACAAAGTAAGTATAATAGAACTAGGAGTTCAATCACTAGATGATAAAGTTTTAATTGATAGTGTAAGAGGACATAGTGATAAAGATGTATTTGAAAGTGCAGAACTTATAAAAAAATATGGAATAAATCTTGGACTTCAAATGATGATTGGACTTCCTTCAGACACAGAAGAAAAATGTATATATACTGCTAAAAAGTTTATAGATTTAAAACCAGACTGTGTAAGGGTTTATCCAACATTAGTAGTAAAAGAGACAGGTTTAGAAAAGTTATTACAAGAGAACAAATATAATCCATTTTCTTTAGAAGAAAGTATAGATATAGTTAAAAAAGTTTTAGTATTATTTTATATAAATAATGTAAATGTAATAAGGGTGGGGTTACAAGCAACTGAGGATATAGCTATAGGTAAAGAAGTATTAGCTGGACCTTATCACCCTGCATACAGAGAATTAGTAGAAAGTAAAATGTATGGAGATTATATTGAGCATTTAATAAAAAAATATAATGCTAAAAAGAATATTGACGTATTAGTTAACAAAAAAAATGTATCTAGAATATTAGGAAATAAAAAATCAAATGTAAAAAATTTAAAAGAGAAGTATGGAGTTTTATTAAAAACTAAGGAATCGGAAATTAGTATAAATGAGTTAGCATTTATTATAGATGATAAAGAAACTTTAAATATAAATATTTATGAAATATATAATGTTTTAAAGGATATATATAACCTTTAG
- the rnc gene encoding ribonuclease III, with amino-acid sequence MKIKSSILNNISKFEEIINYKFKNKAYILEALTHSSYSNENKSYAFNERLEFLGDSVLGIVVSDFLFKNETELPEGELTKLRANIVCEESLSDVAKHLNLGKHILLGRGEEATGGRDRVSILADAFEAVIAAIYLDGGIEPAKTFVLKNMEEIIEDSIKGRIFRDYKTHLQEVVQSQGESNIVYNLVEEIGPDHNKRFVMEVRLNDESLGKGEGKSKKEAEQSAAKQALRRMI; translated from the coding sequence ATGAAAATAAAATCAAGCATATTAAATAATATATCTAAATTTGAAGAAATTATAAACTATAAATTTAAGAATAAAGCATACATACTAGAAGCATTGACACATAGTTCTTATTCTAATGAAAATAAATCATACGCATTTAATGAAAGGTTAGAATTCTTAGGCGATTCTGTTTTAGGAATAGTAGTAAGTGATTTTTTATTTAAGAATGAAACAGAGCTTCCGGAAGGAGAATTAACAAAATTAAGAGCCAATATAGTTTGTGAAGAGTCTTTAAGTGATGTAGCCAAACATTTAAATTTAGGCAAGCATATTCTTTTAGGTAGAGGAGAAGAAGCTACAGGAGGAAGAGACAGAGTATCTATATTAGCAGATGCTTTTGAAGCTGTTATAGCAGCTATATACCTAGATGGAGGAATAGAACCTGCAAAAACATTTGTATTAAAAAATATGGAAGAAATAATAGAAGACTCTATAAAAGGAAGAATTTTCAGAGACTATAAGACTCATCTTCAAGAGGTTGTACAAAGCCAAGGGGAAAGCAATATAGTTTATAATTTAGTAGAAGAAATAGGACCTGACCATAATAAAAGATTCGTTATGGAAGTTAGATTAAATGACGAATCTTTAGGAAAAGGAGAAGGTAAAAGTAAAAAGGAAGCAGAACAATCAGCTGCAAAACAAGCACTAAGAAGGATGATATAA
- a CDS encoding CD1247 N-terminal domain-containing protein — MKHLYEEVAYLKGLAEGLEISNDTKEGKIIHKIVDVLESFADAIVELEEEQIELIEYVESIDEDLADVEDDIYEEDDEDDEEELNFIEMECPNCNDFVEIDEDLLYDEDVDIVCPNCNAVILASDDECSCDGNCDCDCYDEK; from the coding sequence ATGAAACATTTATACGAAGAAGTTGCATACTTAAAAGGTCTTGCAGAAGGTTTAGAGATAAGTAATGACACTAAAGAAGGAAAAATAATACATAAAATAGTAGATGTTTTAGAAAGTTTTGCAGATGCTATTGTAGAATTAGAAGAAGAGCAAATAGAACTTATTGAATATGTCGAATCTATAGATGAAGATTTAGCTGATGTAGAAGATGATATATACGAAGAAGATGATGAAGATGACGAAGAGGAATTAAACTTTATTGAAATGGAATGTCCAAATTGTAATGATTTCGTAGAGATAGATGAAGACTTACTATATGACGAAGATGTAGATATTGTTTGCCCAAATTGTAACGCAGTAATATTAGCATCTGATGATGAGTGTAGTTGCGATGGAAACTGTGACTGTGATTGCTATGATGAAAAATAA
- the efp gene encoding elongation factor P — translation MVTAGDFRKGVTFEKDGQPCLIVDFQHVKPGKGAAFVRTKYKNLKTGAIREEAFNPSDKFPKAHIDTRQMQYLYNDGELYYFMDNETFEQIPLDYEKVEDAIKFLKENETATIRFYQGQPFQVEAPNFAELEIVETEPGIKGDTASNVTKSATVETGAVVQVPLFINTGDRIKIDTRTGEYLSRV, via the coding sequence ATGGTAACAGCAGGTGATTTTAGAAAAGGTGTAACATTTGAAAAGGATGGACAACCATGTTTAATAGTTGACTTCCAACATGTTAAGCCAGGAAAAGGTGCAGCATTTGTTAGAACTAAGTACAAAAACTTAAAAACAGGAGCTATAAGAGAAGAAGCTTTCAACCCAAGTGATAAATTCCCAAAAGCTCATATAGATACTAGACAAATGCAATATTTATACAATGATGGTGAGTTATACTACTTCATGGATAACGAAACATTTGAACAAATACCACTAGACTATGAAAAAGTTGAAGATGCAATAAAATTCTTAAAAGAGAATGAAACTGCAACAATAAGATTCTATCAAGGTCAACCATTCCAAGTTGAAGCTCCAAACTTTGCTGAACTTGAAATAGTTGAAACTGAGCCAGGAATAAAAGGAGATACTGCAAGTAACGTTACTAAGTCAGCTACAGTTGAAACTGGTGCAGTAGTTCAAGTACCTTTATTTATAAATACAGGAGATAGAATAAAGATAGATACAAGAACTGGAGAATATTTATCAAGAGTTTAA
- a CDS encoding M24 family metallopeptidase, which yields MENRVFKLREKMKELNLDAVLIEDSNNKRYISGFTGTAGSILITKNKCILFTDFRYTQQSKYQATNFEIVEISRTNPITNFLKEIKINRLGFEDDKMSFSTYSNYKEALNDVEMVPLKGLMLTLRAVKDKKELETIRHAAKIADSGFMHIIEFIKPGMKENEVALELEYFMRKQGATGASFDFIVASGKRSSMPHGVASDKVIEVGDFVTIDFGCVYNGYCSDMTRTIVVGKANEKQKEIYNIVLEAQLKVIEYAKANMTGIELDNIARQYIIEKGYGDKFGHGLGHGIGLDVHELPNVNALGVNELKPNMVISDEPGIYIEDFGGVRIEDLLIITEDGCEVINSSPKELIELEF from the coding sequence GTGGAAAACCGAGTATTTAAATTAAGAGAAAAAATGAAAGAATTAAATTTAGATGCAGTTTTAATAGAAGACTCTAATAATAAAAGATATATATCTGGATTTACAGGTACTGCTGGATCTATATTAATTACTAAAAATAAATGTATACTTTTTACCGACTTTAGATATACACAACAATCTAAATATCAGGCAACAAATTTTGAAATAGTTGAAATATCTAGAACTAATCCTATAACAAATTTTCTAAAAGAAATAAAAATAAATAGACTAGGATTTGAAGATGATAAAATGAGTTTTTCAACATATTCAAATTATAAAGAAGCTTTAAATGATGTAGAGATGGTTCCTTTAAAGGGATTAATGTTAACATTAAGAGCAGTAAAAGATAAAAAAGAATTAGAGACAATAAGACACGCTGCTAAAATTGCAGATAGTGGATTTATGCATATAATAGAGTTTATTAAGCCAGGAATGAAAGAAAATGAAGTAGCTTTAGAACTTGAATATTTTATGAGAAAACAAGGTGCAACAGGAGCATCGTTTGATTTTATAGTAGCTTCAGGAAAAAGATCGTCTATGCCACATGGAGTTGCTAGTGATAAAGTAATAGAAGTTGGAGATTTTGTTACAATTGACTTTGGATGTGTATATAATGGATATTGTTCAGACATGACTAGAACTATAGTTGTAGGAAAAGCAAATGAAAAACAAAAGGAAATATACAATATAGTACTAGAAGCTCAACTTAAGGTTATAGAATACGCTAAAGCTAATATGACTGGAATAGAACTTGACAATATCGCAAGACAATATATAATTGAAAAAGGATATGGTGATAAATTTGGTCATGGCTTAGGACACGGAATAGGGCTTGATGTACATGAACTTCCTAATGTTAATGCATTAGGAGTAAATGAACTAAAGCCTAATATGGTTATAAGTGATGAGCCAGGTATATACATAGAAGATTTTGGTGGTGTAAGAATTGAAGATTTACTTATAATAACAGAAGATGGTTGTGAAGTAATAAATTCATCGCCAAAAGAATTAATAGAATTAGAATTTTAA
- the aroQ gene encoding type II 3-dehydroquinate dehydratase, with protein MKILIINGPNLNMLGKREPDIYGEDTLENLECMIKNAFKDSIEFEFFQSNHEGYIIDKIHEANENFDGIVINPGAFTHYSYAIADAIKSIKTKVVEVHISNIHKREEFRQKSVTASSCIGQISGFGFYSYILGVSAVLNC; from the coding sequence ATGAAGATACTAATAATTAATGGCCCAAATTTAAATATGCTAGGAAAAAGAGAACCTGATATATATGGAGAAGACACCTTAGAAAATTTAGAATGTATGATAAAAAATGCATTTAAAGATTCTATAGAATTTGAATTTTTTCAAAGCAACCATGAAGGTTACATAATAGATAAAATACATGAAGCCAATGAAAATTTTGATGGTATTGTTATAAACCCAGGTGCATTCACACACTACAGTTATGCAATAGCAGATGCAATAAAATCTATAAAAACTAAAGTAGTAGAAGTGCATATTTCAAATATACATAAACGCGAGGAATTTAGACAAAAAAGTGTAACAGCAAGTTCATGTATAGGACAAATATCTGGATTTGGATTTTACAGCTACATTTTAGGTGTAAGTGCAGTGCTAAATTGTTAG
- a CDS encoding shikimate kinase, with the protein MSNIILIGFMGSGKTTIGEKLSLMKKMRFIDLDLEVEKLEKKTINDIFTEKGEQYFRNIESKLLEKYCYLDDVVISTGGGIVESNDNIEILKNKKNVIWLDGNIDTILNHLRNETHKRPKLKDEKNLEEYIKKLLDYRKDKYNKASNIKIDINGKNIEQVISEILVYI; encoded by the coding sequence ATGAGTAATATAATATTAATTGGATTTATGGGAAGTGGAAAAACTACTATAGGTGAAAAACTATCATTAATGAAAAAAATGAGGTTTATTGACTTGGATTTGGAAGTTGAAAAGTTAGAAAAGAAAACTATAAATGATATATTCACTGAAAAAGGAGAACAATACTTTAGAAATATTGAATCTAAATTACTTGAAAAATATTGTTATTTAGATGATGTGGTGATATCTACAGGCGGAGGTATTGTTGAAAGTAACGATAATATAGAGATACTAAAAAATAAAAAAAATGTAATATGGCTAGATGGAAATATAGATACTATATTAAACCATTTAAGAAATGAAACACATAAAAGGCCGAAATTAAAAGATGAAAAAAATCTTGAAGAATACATAAAAAAGCTTTTGGACTATAGAAAAGATAAATATAATAAAGCATCAAATATAAAAATAGATATTAATGGTAAAAATATAGAACAAGTAATTAGTGAGATACTTGTTTATATTTAG
- the aroE gene encoding shikimate dehydrogenase, with amino-acid sequence MDINSKTKTICLIGNPVEHSLSPNIHNYLFEKYDINMKYLCFKVENTNLKEAIQGAKSLGIKGCNITIPHKVEVMKFLDDIDKNAKLIGAVNTIENKNGKLIGYNTDGIGFVKSILDKGYKIKDKNIMILGAGGACRSIAVELASKGARKMEIRNRSLESAKKIKTIIKDNFDTEICISSEKIEREDLEQIDIIINTTPIGMDKDRENCPIDEDIYVSKDLLVCDIVYKPHETKFLKWAKKNNLDIVHGIDMLVNQAIYGFYIWTKIKPLEEENIKKILRGI; translated from the coding sequence ATGGATATAAATTCAAAAACTAAAACTATATGCTTAATAGGTAATCCTGTTGAACATAGTTTATCACCAAATATACATAACTATTTATTTGAAAAGTATGATATAAATATGAAATATTTATGTTTTAAGGTTGAAAACACAAATTTGAAAGAAGCTATACAAGGAGCAAAATCTCTTGGTATAAAAGGGTGTAATATAACGATACCCCATAAAGTTGAGGTAATGAAGTTTTTAGATGATATAGATAAAAATGCAAAGCTTATAGGAGCAGTAAATACTATAGAAAATAAAAATGGAAAATTAATAGGCTATAATACAGATGGAATTGGGTTTGTAAAATCTATTCTAGATAAGGGTTATAAAATAAAAGATAAGAACATAATGATTCTAGGGGCTGGAGGAGCATGTAGAAGCATAGCTGTTGAACTTGCATCTAAAGGAGCTAGGAAGATGGAGATACGAAATAGAAGCTTAGAGAGTGCTAAGAAAATAAAAACTATTATCAAAGATAATTTCGATACAGAAATATGTATATCTTCAGAAAAAATAGAAAGGGAAGATTTAGAACAAATAGATATAATCATAAATACAACACCTATAGGTATGGATAAAGATAGAGAAAATTGTCCTATAGATGAAGATATATATGTAAGTAAAGATTTATTAGTTTGTGACATAGTTTATAAACCACATGAAACTAAGTTTTTAAAGTGGGCTAAAAAAAATAATTTAGATATTGTACATGGCATTGATATGTTAGTAAATCAAGCTATATATGGATTTTACATATGGACAAAAATAAAACCTCTAGAAGAGGAAAATATAAAAAAAATATTGAGAGGAATATAA